From the genome of Bifidobacterium asteroides, one region includes:
- a CDS encoding pectinesterase family protein, which produces MIRKRIAAVWAGIAAVAMLVGVESTGIAGAQNAWAGETDPIAVETPSALAQAPASLTDQSVVLTWSKPAGYDKITGYRIYRDGKEAGITSMTYFKVLGLRPEHGYDFTVRAVGADGTLSYQSAKLHLTTMATPKRYNVRDFGALGDGSTKDTAAIQKAIDACKEKNCQVYLPAGTYLSGALNLHSDMSFFVDAGAQLKPSAELADYPFTSARHDIEDVMGRNPAYSSLLNAGEMDSKAGVTTRNIKIMGPGTIGDEANGMLLRKAYDDFTHNGNGGNLDIPSNIYQPGQHVGGGSLISMKNVGGIYLDGIHIRNGMMWTVVPIYSQDITAYGLQLVTSVHNGDGFDPNSSSNVWILGASFSTGDDCSAIKSGKDAEGIAIARPSENIYFRGDVFNSGHGGVTIGSEMSGGVRNVFVEDSTIVPVDLTSGAVNPGIRVKVSPKRGGYVRNIQVRDSVINKISVITDYDRTSVDDLDSRTPLPQTENFKFSHITAPNWDKPAGKDNVIDISGSNFGHGLVKYLKDIRFDDCRFHGAFLDTTQNVSFADSSLTDGLSASRSVNVTRDGKVYKDDGFPVHDDFEAEGASLPKGWKTKDSQTGGGAVVRHEDGRGYLLLDNKGPGYETIERVFSQQQGRVKSSLSFMFPDDPAKASNAVLAYKDSNGKAAASFVLRRSKLVLTGKSGDRTLVNELEAGTWYTLDIHMDTDAKKIDASVAGQGSVTQAPLSDTKAAGVAALEVHMANSNTQEACMALDDLVVESDAAAGAGLQGIELTAPAGVINRRGGSLQVAARLIGPDRSDAVTWQVLRPDLGQTSAAVIDQNGLLQAESNGTVLVTATATDGSGIQGILPVLITNQQVQTGYVPIEVMTTVGVAPVMPTTIYRTLDDGSAIPAKATWGAISADSYSREGDFQVAGSSGGDRVTASVRVSKVAIASIDDSIVKTTPGRLVMPIAVKAVLNDGSRRILPVDWDKVEPSRYASQNIDGFDVRGTVSGTGVKAVARVLVLPANKEGVTPTVVSADGRGDFRSVGEALASIPERNAQRRVIFIKHGIYREKLLIDRPYVTIQGQDPDGTVLTYDDKPNDLGPDGNPLGTYGDYAVKITGGDFVARDIAIQTLAGSTVGQAVALDVNADHASFDNCRILGYQDTLYLQNRTDETASSNPPDQPTVQTNRMYFRNSTIAGSVDFVFGSAIAVFDHCDLHSVLNGYVTAASTPKEQKYGFVFLHSKLTAENPYSGSLKTYLGRPWRPYASVAFIDTSMARHILSEGWNDWGKTSNQSTARFSEYGSTYENDVKPSRVPWAKTLSEQEVSDYTIQRVLARSAGINAVDDWDPTKMVSPTPSPATPITVAAQGSTDQGVTLNATLAPYAQSEDEANLSFKVKDQPQHGLLTMREDGAFSYTPQPGFSGSDRFTFQAFNGAVASNVSTYAITVRPGSGSGSAGTDDANGANGTGAADSGSAHPGAISAGAAAGGEPVPGQPLGKADGGRLGRLPAESRDAGSSLANTGSGVVQLVLASAAGILMGLVALIGIAWHPRSGR; this is translated from the coding sequence CAGCCATCCAAAAGGCCATTGATGCCTGCAAAGAGAAGAACTGCCAGGTGTATCTGCCTGCCGGCACCTACCTTTCCGGGGCGCTGAACCTGCACAGCGACATGAGCTTCTTTGTTGATGCTGGCGCCCAGCTCAAGCCCAGTGCGGAACTGGCTGACTATCCGTTTACCTCCGCACGGCACGACATCGAGGACGTGATGGGTCGCAACCCCGCCTATTCCAGTCTTCTCAACGCCGGTGAGATGGACAGCAAGGCGGGAGTGACCACCAGGAACATCAAAATCATGGGTCCGGGGACTATCGGCGATGAGGCCAATGGCATGCTCCTGCGCAAGGCCTACGATGACTTCACCCACAACGGCAATGGCGGGAATCTGGATATACCTTCAAATATCTACCAGCCTGGCCAGCATGTGGGCGGCGGCAGCCTGATCAGCATGAAGAACGTGGGTGGCATCTACCTGGATGGCATTCATATCCGCAACGGGATGATGTGGACCGTGGTTCCCATCTACAGCCAGGACATTACGGCGTATGGCCTCCAATTGGTCACCTCGGTCCATAATGGCGACGGTTTCGATCCCAACTCCTCATCGAACGTCTGGATCCTTGGCGCATCCTTCTCTACCGGCGATGATTGCAGTGCCATCAAGTCCGGGAAGGATGCCGAAGGCATTGCCATAGCTCGCCCATCTGAAAACATCTATTTCCGCGGTGACGTTTTCAACTCCGGCCATGGCGGTGTGACCATCGGCAGCGAGATGTCAGGAGGAGTCCGCAACGTCTTCGTGGAGGATTCTACCATCGTCCCGGTCGACCTTACTTCGGGTGCGGTCAACCCCGGTATCAGAGTAAAGGTCAGCCCCAAGCGAGGCGGATACGTGCGCAATATCCAGGTGCGCGACAGTGTGATCAACAAGATCAGCGTCATCACCGACTATGACCGGACTTCGGTCGATGATCTGGATTCACGGACCCCCCTGCCGCAGACCGAGAATTTCAAGTTCTCCCATATCACGGCGCCCAACTGGGACAAGCCTGCCGGCAAGGACAACGTCATCGATATCAGCGGCTCCAACTTCGGGCACGGCCTGGTCAAGTACCTCAAGGACATCCGTTTCGACGATTGCCGATTCCATGGCGCCTTCCTGGACACAACCCAGAATGTGTCCTTTGCCGATTCCAGCCTGACCGATGGCCTCTCGGCTTCCCGCTCCGTCAATGTTACCCGCGACGGCAAGGTCTACAAGGATGACGGGTTCCCGGTCCATGACGATTTCGAGGCCGAGGGCGCATCCTTGCCCAAGGGTTGGAAGACCAAGGATTCCCAGACCGGCGGCGGTGCGGTTGTACGCCACGAGGACGGGAGGGGATACCTCCTCCTGGACAACAAGGGCCCTGGCTATGAGACCATTGAGCGTGTCTTCAGCCAGCAGCAGGGGCGGGTCAAGTCCTCCCTCTCGTTTATGTTTCCCGATGATCCTGCCAAGGCTTCCAATGCCGTTCTCGCCTACAAGGACAGCAATGGCAAGGCTGCGGCTTCTTTCGTCCTCCGGCGGTCCAAGTTGGTTCTGACTGGAAAATCAGGCGATCGGACCCTCGTCAATGAGTTGGAGGCTGGCACCTGGTACACCCTTGACATTCACATGGACACCGATGCCAAGAAGATCGATGCCTCTGTCGCCGGACAAGGTTCGGTCACTCAGGCGCCGTTGAGCGACACCAAGGCCGCCGGGGTGGCTGCGCTCGAAGTGCACATGGCCAATTCCAACACCCAGGAGGCCTGCATGGCCTTGGATGATCTGGTCGTCGAGTCCGATGCCGCCGCAGGTGCCGGTCTCCAAGGCATAGAGCTGACAGCTCCGGCTGGCGTTATCAATCGCAGAGGCGGATCCCTCCAGGTCGCTGCACGACTGATCGGCCCCGACCGTTCGGATGCTGTGACCTGGCAGGTCCTTCGTCCTGATTTGGGACAGACCAGTGCTGCTGTGATTGATCAGAACGGTCTCCTCCAGGCCGAGTCCAACGGCACTGTGCTCGTTACGGCTACAGCCACGGATGGCTCGGGCATTCAAGGCATACTGCCGGTGCTGATCACCAATCAGCAGGTGCAAACCGGATATGTCCCGATAGAAGTGATGACTACGGTGGGCGTGGCTCCGGTCATGCCGACGACCATCTATCGCACATTGGACGACGGAAGCGCCATACCTGCCAAGGCTACATGGGGGGCTATCAGCGCTGACTCCTATAGCCGCGAGGGCGACTTCCAGGTTGCCGGAAGTTCCGGGGGCGACAGGGTCACGGCCTCTGTTCGCGTTTCCAAGGTGGCGATAGCTTCGATCGACGACAGTATCGTCAAAACCACCCCTGGCAGACTGGTCATGCCCATCGCGGTCAAGGCCGTCCTCAATGACGGAAGCAGAAGGATACTGCCGGTTGACTGGGATAAGGTCGAGCCTTCTCGCTATGCCAGCCAGAATATTGATGGCTTCGATGTGCGGGGGACTGTTTCCGGCACTGGCGTCAAAGCCGTGGCCAGGGTCCTGGTCCTCCCGGCCAACAAGGAGGGGGTCACCCCCACCGTGGTTTCGGCTGATGGGCGTGGTGACTTCCGATCCGTTGGGGAGGCCCTAGCTTCGATTCCGGAGAGGAACGCCCAGCGAAGGGTGATTTTCATCAAGCATGGGATCTATCGGGAGAAGCTGCTTATCGACCGTCCCTATGTGACCATCCAGGGTCAGGATCCAGATGGTACCGTCCTGACTTACGATGACAAGCCCAATGATCTGGGCCCTGACGGCAATCCCCTGGGTACTTATGGCGACTATGCCGTCAAAATTACCGGCGGGGATTTCGTGGCCAGGGACATTGCCATACAGACGCTGGCTGGTTCTACTGTCGGCCAGGCAGTTGCCCTGGATGTGAACGCGGATCATGCCTCCTTCGACAATTGCCGGATCCTGGGTTACCAGGACACCCTGTACTTGCAGAACCGTACGGATGAGACCGCCAGCAGCAATCCTCCGGATCAGCCAACTGTGCAGACCAACAGAATGTATTTCAGGAATTCGACTATTGCGGGGTCGGTGGACTTCGTTTTCGGATCAGCCATCGCGGTTTTCGATCATTGCGATTTGCATTCCGTTCTGAATGGCTATGTGACTGCTGCCAGCACGCCGAAGGAACAGAAATACGGCTTCGTCTTCCTGCATAGCAAGCTGACTGCCGAGAACCCCTACAGCGGTTCTCTCAAAACCTACCTGGGCCGTCCTTGGAGACCGTATGCAAGCGTGGCTTTCATCGATACCAGTATGGCGCGGCACATCCTGTCTGAAGGATGGAATGATTGGGGGAAGACATCCAACCAGTCAACTGCGAGATTCTCCGAATATGGATCCACCTATGAGAACGACGTCAAACCCAGTCGCGTCCCGTGGGCGAAAACCCTATCGGAGCAAGAGGTCTCCGACTATACGATTCAACGGGTCCTCGCGCGCTCTGCAGGCATCAATGCAGTCGATGACTGGGACCCCACGAAGATGGTCTCGCCCACCCCATCGCCGGCCACGCCGATCACTGTGGCTGCTCAGGGTTCCACTGACCAAGGCGTTACGCTGAACGCGACTCTGGCGCCTTATGCCCAGAGCGAGGATGAGGCCAATCTCTCCTTCAAGGTCAAGGATCAGCCTCAGCACGGTCTGCTTACCATGCGTGAGGACGGCGCCTTCTCCTATACCCCTCAGCCAGGATTCAGCGGGAGCGATCGGTTCACCTTCCAGGCCTTCAACGGGGCTGTTGCTTCCAATGTATCCACCTATGCGATCACGGTCAGGCCTGGTTCAGGTTCCGGTTCTGCCGGGACGGACGACGCCAACGGAGCCAACGGGACGGGGGCGGCCGATTCCGGCTCGGCTCACCCGGGCGCAATCAGTGCCGGCGCAGCTGCAGGGGGCGAGCCCGTGCCCGGCCAGCCGCTCGGGAAGGCGGATGGCGGAAGGTTGGGCAGGCTCCCCGCAGAGTCGAGGGATGCCGGGTCCTCCCTCGCCAATACCGGTTCTGGTGTGGTCCAGCTGGTTCTGGCTTCGGCTGCGGGAATCCTCATGGGTCTTGTCGCCCTCATCGGGATTGCTTGGCATCCCCGGTCGGGCCGCTAG